A DNA window from Brassica napus cultivar Da-Ae chromosome C1, Da-Ae, whole genome shotgun sequence contains the following coding sequences:
- the LOC106377475 gene encoding uncharacterized protein LOC106377475, with protein MSSSFTPGQNHSPGSSRLLQLGVAGSASRLRSSSSKKPPEPLRRAVADCLSSSHPPATSHHGAIPSIAPSEALRNLRDYLSATGTTDLAYNMLLEHTIAERDRSPAVVTRCVALLKRYLLRYKPGEETLLQVDKFCVNLIAECDASLKQKSLPVLSAPAGASPLPVSSFASAALVKSLHYVRSLVALHIPRRSFQPAAFAGATLASRQLLPSLSSLLSKSFNSQLSPANAVESPQKKDAANLSVSNLSNIEEFNAMEDTEYISSDLLNWRWVGELQFSSASSESERPVNLQDMNNCNLLEVGAAGLLVGDMEAKMKGHHWKYFGTAEMPYLEQLLQPASVTMITNSASARSHLRAITASKRTRTGPQQIWDDSTVSTFRPRARPLFQYRHYSEQQPLRLNPAEVGEVIAAVCSEASSTPSNPMTVSPQLNSKTGKPSMDVAVSVLIKLVIDMYVLDARIAAPLTLSMLEEMLCSTNAACRIRVFDLILNLGVHAQLLEPKINDNATTIEEEYAQETFIDNENKMLLQGTRTKDLPKMSSTSSAIENFESWILKILFEILLLLVQVEEKEESVWASALSCLLYFVCDRGKIRRNQLNGLDIRVIKALLGTSKRNSWSEVVHSKLICIMTNMFFRSPELDGSTKATSRASNFLVEQVDLIGGVEFIFYKYSLATTREERRNLYSVLFDYVLHQINEACSVAGLSEYTDDEIQPLAVRLALADAPEAFYISVKLGVEGIGEILRRSIAAALSGFSNSERLNQLLANITEKFDTIIRSFTHLDIEFRHLKQLTKSHKFMDSIQELRNDIRMPVNLAWATLHSLLHSERATYRQNGYIWLGDLLIAEISEEGGGSVWLNIKDLQQKIALCGASDSLITSDIPISIQLLCGLLKSRNSVIRWGFLFILERLLMRSKFLLDENETQRSIGASQDQKDTRLEKANAVIDIMSSALSLMAQINETDRINILKMCDILFSQLCLKVLSPDDETAPNSADRNSKSETSHRNSYKENMDDADTRPRYNSVPVSTCETASMAAMLLRGQATVPMQLVARVPAALFYWPLIQLAGAATDNIALGVAVGSKGRGNIPGATSDIRATLLLLLIGKCTADTVAFQEVGGEEFFRELLDDTDSRVAYYSSAFLLKRMMTEEPENYQNMLQKLVFKAQQSNNEKLLENPYLQMCGILQLSNEL; from the exons ATGTCTTCCTCGTTCACCCCCGGTCAGAATCACAGCCCCGGAAGCTCCCGGCTGCTCCAGCTCGGGGTCGCCGGCTCCGCCTCCCGCCTTAGATCTTCTTCCTCCAAGAAGCCCCCCGAGCCGCTGCGCCGAGCCGTGGCGGATTGCCTCTCGTCCTCCCACCCTCCGGCTACATCTCACCACGGCGCGATCCCTTCGATAGCACCTTCCGAAGCTCTTAGGAATCTCAGG GATTATTTATCAGCCACTGGCACGACTGACCTGGCCTACAACATGCTGTTAGAGCATACTATAGCAGAGAGAGATCGCAG TCCAGCTGTGGTGACGAGGTGTGTGGCATTACTGAAACGATATCTCTTAAG ATATAAGCCTGGGGAGGAGACACTACTGCAGGTCGATAAATTTTGCGTGAACTTGATTGCTGAATGCGATGCTAGCTTGAAGCAAAAATCATTGCCTGTTTTATCAGCACCAGCGGGTGCTTCTCCTTTACCTGTGTCCAGTTTTGCTTCTGCAGCTTTGGTGAAGTCATTGCATTATGTGCGTTCTCTTGTGGCACTACATATACCAAGGCGATCCTTTCAACCAGCGGCATTTGCCGGAGCTACTCTTGCATCAAGACAGTTATTGCCATCTCTATCTTCTTTGTTGAGCAAATCATTCAATTCTCAATTAAGTCCTGCAAATGCCGTAGAGTCTCCTCAGAAAAAGGATGCTGCAAATCTGTCTGTTTCAAACTTGTCAAATATAGAAGAGTTTAATGCTATGGAAGACACTGAGTACATATCATCAGACTTACTGAATTGGCGTTGGGTTGGGGAGCTCCAGTTTTCGTCAGCTTCTTCTGAAAG CGAACGCCCTGTGAATCTCCAAGACATGAACAATTGTAATCTCTTGGAAGTTGGTGCTGCGGGCCTGCTCGTAGGAGATATGGAAGCTAAAATGAAGGGCCACCACTGGAAATATTTTGGTACCGCAGAGATGCCTTACTTAGAACAGCTGCTGCAGCCAGCTTCAGTCACAATGATAACAAACTCAGCCTCAGCTCGTTCCCATTTGAGAGCGATAACAGCTTCCAAACGCACTAGAACTGGCCCTCAGCAGATCTG GGATGATTCCACAGTTAGCACATTTCGTCCACGTGCCAGACCACTTTTTCAGTATCGTCATTACAG TGAACAACAACCACTGCGCCTAAACCCTGCCGAGGTAGGTGAGGTGATCGCTGCTGTTTGTTCCGAGGCATCATCCACCCCTTCAAATCCAATGACCGTATCACCCCAATTAAATAGCAAGACTGGGAAGCCGTCGATGGATGTGGCTGTGAGCGTCCTAATAAAGCTTGTAATTGACAT GTATGTATTGGACGCTAGAATTGCTGCTCCTCTTACTCTCTCCATGCTTGAG GAAATGCTATGCTCCACAAATGCAGCTTGTAGGATTCGAGTATTTGATTTAATTCTTAATTTAGGAGTTCATGCACAACTGTTAGAGCCAAAGATAAATGACAATGCTACAACCATTGAGGAAGAATACGCCCAAGAAACATTTATCGATAATGAAAACAAGATGCTGCTTCAAGGGACGAGAACGAAAGACTTGCCCAAGATGTCAAGCACTTCTTCAGCTATTGAGAACTTTGAGTCTTGgatattaaaaatcttatttgaaATTCTACTTCTTCTTGTTCAG GTTGAGGAAAAGGAAGAATCCGTTTGGGCATCTGCTCTCAGCTGCTTGCTATATTTTGTCTGTGATAGAGGCAAAATACGAAGAAACCAGCTAAATGGTCTTGACATAAGG GTTATCAAAGCTCTTCTGGGAACTAGCAAAAGGAATTCTTGGTCAGAAGTTGTTCATTCCAAGCTTATTTGTATCATGACAAACATGTTTTTTCGATCTCCAGAACTAGATGGCTCTACCAAAGCAACTTCAAGAGCCTCAAATTTTCTTGTAGAACAGGTCGATCTGATTGGTGGCGTGGAGTTCATTTTCTATAAG TACTCTTTGGCGACAACtagagaggaaagaagaaatctCTACTCGGTTTTATTTGACTATGTCCTGCATCAAATTAATGAGGCATGCTCAGTTGCTGGTCTTTCTGAGTACACTGATGATGAGATTCAACCTTTGGCTGTTCGACTTGCTCTTGCTGATGCACCTGAAGCTTTCTACATTTCTGTTAAGCTTGGTGTTGAAGGCATAGGGGAAATCCTGCGAAGATCAATTGCTGCAGCATTGTCCGGGTTCAGCAACAGTGAACGTCTAAACCAG CTTTTGGCAAATATAACAGAAAAATTTGACACGATAATACGTTCGTTTACTCACTTGGACATAGAGTTTCGGCATCTCAAACAGCTAACCAAATCGCACAAGTTCATGGACAGCATTCAAGAATTAAGAAATGATATTAGGATGCCAGTGAATCTAGCTTGGGCTACTTTACACTCTCTTCTTCATTCAGAAAGAGCCACATACCGTCAAAATGGATATATCTGGTTGGGGGATCTTCTGATTGCGGAAATTAGTGAAGAGGGTGGTGGAAGTGTATGGCTGAACATAAAAGATCTGCAGCAAAAGATTGCCCTCTGTGGTGCCTCGGACTCTCTGATTACTTCTGATATACCTATTTCCATACAGCTTCTGTGTGGACTCTTGAAATCAAGGAACAGTGTTATAAGATGGGGTTTCCTGTTCATTCTGGAGAGGCTTCTTATGCGTTCCAAGTTCTTACTAGATGAGAATGAGACACAGCGATCAATTGGTGCTAGTCAGGATCAGAAAGACACACGACTAGAGAAAGCAAACGCTGTTATAGACATAATGAGCAGCGCTTTGTCTTTGATGGCACAAATAAATGAAACCGACCGGATTAATATCTTAAAG ATGTGTGACATTCTTTTCTCGCAATTGTGCTTGAAAGTTCTGTCTCCTGATGATGAAACAGCCCCCAATTCTGCTGATAGAAATAGCAAATCCGAAACTTCCCATCGTAACAGCTATAAAGAGAATATGGATGATGCTGACACCAGGCCTCGGTACAACAGTGTCCCTGTTTCAACGTGCGAGACAGCGTCAATGGCAGCAATGCTTCTTCGCGGGCAAGCCACCGTCCCTATGCAGCTGGTTGCGCGTGTTCCAGCGGCTTTGTTTTATTGGCCCTTAATTCAACTAGCAGGTGCAGCAACTGACAATATTGCACTTGGTGTCGCCGTTGGAAGCAAAGGAAGAGGAAATATCCCAGGGGCAACCTCTGATATCCGAGCCACCCTGCTATTACTTCTGATCGGTAAATGCACAGCGGATACAGTTGCTTTTCAAGAAGTTGGTGGAGAGGAGTTCTTTAG GGAACTCCTGGATGATACTGACTCAAGGGTGGCTTATTACTCTTCAGCCTTTCTACTAAAG AGGATGATGACGGAGGAACCAGAAAATTACCAAAACATGCTTCAGAAGCTTGTCTTTAAGGCTCAGCAG AGCAATAATGAGAAACTGCTGGAGAATCCATACCTGCAGATGTGTGGTATACTCCAGCTATCAAACGAGCTTTGA